The Haloarchaeobius amylolyticus genome window below encodes:
- a CDS encoding helix-turn-helix domain-containing protein, producing the protein MSGTVGPNDEGTFQGTRLTLDLWHPNCWACESTDEVAGGVIAHAIYDGPDGTVDQTVRGLFTAYGETTGEVEELLATIEASRLTGEVHELQERFDYAGQSTTPGNVAREFFLDYHPRDMVCPTLLKHGFVHNAPCRIEGGREFWQVVFSGTRDQVEPELDAVRDEAGADIEVASITSFDTPLNEKRWRMDSLTDTQREVFEHARERGYYQWPRGVSTRELAAELDVSKTTLLEHLRKAESKLLDPDSN; encoded by the coding sequence ATGTCAGGGACAGTGGGGCCGAACGACGAGGGGACGTTCCAGGGCACGCGGCTGACGCTCGACCTGTGGCACCCGAACTGCTGGGCGTGTGAATCGACCGACGAGGTGGCGGGTGGGGTCATCGCCCACGCCATCTACGACGGGCCGGACGGCACCGTCGACCAGACCGTCAGGGGGCTGTTCACCGCCTACGGCGAGACCACCGGCGAGGTCGAGGAACTGCTCGCGACCATCGAGGCGTCCCGGCTCACGGGCGAGGTCCACGAACTCCAGGAGCGCTTCGACTACGCCGGCCAGTCGACGACACCCGGGAACGTCGCCCGCGAGTTCTTCCTCGACTACCACCCCCGGGACATGGTGTGCCCGACGCTGCTCAAGCACGGGTTCGTCCACAACGCCCCCTGCCGCATCGAGGGCGGGCGCGAGTTCTGGCAGGTCGTCTTCTCCGGCACCAGAGACCAGGTCGAACCCGAACTCGACGCGGTCCGCGACGAGGCCGGCGCCGACATCGAGGTCGCGAGCATCACCTCGTTCGACACGCCCCTGAACGAGAAGCGCTGGCGGATGGACTCGCTGACGGACACCCAGCGCGAGGTGTTCGAGCACGCCCGCGAACGCGGCTACTACCAGTGGCCCCGCGGCGTCTCGACCCGCGAACTCGCCGCCGAACTCGACGTCTCGAAGACGACGCTGCTGGAGCACCTCCGGAAGGCGGAGTCGAAGCTTCTGGACCCGGACTCGAACTGA